One window of Dermacentor andersoni chromosome 7, qqDerAnde1_hic_scaffold, whole genome shotgun sequence genomic DNA carries:
- the LOC126535410 gene encoding putative nuclease HARBI1 — MTKSAVRLLCSELAHLLEPPTAGGLSVEDQVLCTLRFFATGSFQSSAGSEAAIDMSQPSVSRCIAKVARAIVQVGKEQGWVAFPRTASERAAIKQGFLQRGRLGGVIGCVDGTFIAIVAPNLPPAQKATYWCRKGYYALNAVVVCDSDLRVLHVDPRFAGSCHDAHVWRYASLRRRIASGRIAVQDGEYLLGDSAYPLQPWLLTPAPGHPAPHTPEGRYNAAHTSARSAVERCIGVMKSRFRCLQRHRALHYGPQKAATIVAACAALHNLCIDENVPHTGRAYSDGDDDGDRSHASSSSATQGEAPRARRAL; from the exons ATGACGAAGAGCGCCGTCCGGCTGCTTTGCAGCGAGCTTGCCCACTTGCTGGAGCCGCCGACCGCGGGGGGCCTGAGCGTTGAGGACCAAGTCCTCTGTACCCTCAGGTTTTTCGCAACTGGGAGCTTCCAGTCGTCAGCCGGCAGTGAGGCGGCCATCGACATGTCCCAGCCGTCTGTAAGCCGCTGCATTGCAAAAGTCGCGCGGGCCATTGTTCAGGTTGGGAAGGAGCAAGGATGGGTGGCCTTCCCACGCACCGCCAGCGAGCGAGCTGCAATTAAGCAAGGGTTCTTGCAGCGCGGCAGGCTCGGCGGCGTGATTGGGTGCGTTGATGGCACGTTCATCGCCATCGTCGCCCCGAACCTGCCTCCTGCGCAGAAGGCAACGTATTGGTGCCGGAAGGGCTATTACGCCCTGAATGCAGTGGTG GTGTGTGACTCGGACTTGAGGGTCCTTCATGTTGACCCGCGATTTGCTGGGTCGTGCCACGACGCGCACGTGTGGCGGTACGCGTCGCTTCGTCGGCGCATTGCCAGCGGCCGCATTGCCGTCCAAGACGGCGAGTACCTTCTCG GCGACAGTGCGTACCCCCTGCAGCCGTGGCTCCTGACACCTGCGCCCGGCCACCCTGCCCCGCACACACCGGAAGGGCGCTACAACGCCGCGCACACTTCCGCAAGGTCAGCGGTGGAGCGCTGCATCGGCGTCATGAAGAGCCGATTCCGATGTCTGCAGCGGCACCGCGCCTTGCATTACGGCCCCCAAAAGGCAGCTACGATTGTGGCAGCCTGTGCGGCGCTGCACAATCTGTGCATTGATGAAAATGTGCCGCATACGGGCCGCGCGTACTCTGACGGAGACGACGACGGCGACCGTTCGCACGCCTCAAGCAGCTCAGCAACGCAGGGTGAAGCACCTCGGGCCAGGCGGGCACTGTAA